Proteins encoded by one window of Planctomycetia bacterium:
- a CDS encoding type II toxin-antitoxin system HicA family toxin — translation MPATIRELIRRIQKDGWFQVRQTGSYSQFHLPTKPGTVTIAGKESMEVALKTERSILRQAGLQWSNGDAHEKICHPTRTNVYGLFRFGARSSGVHLRCGNTRGNH, via the coding sequence ATGCCTGCCACAATACGTGAACTCATCCGGCGGATTCAGAAGGATGGCTGGTTTCAGGTAAGGCAAACCGGAAGCTATAGTCAATTCCACCTTCCAACCAAACCCGGAACAGTTACCATTGCAGGCAAAGAATCTATGGAAGTTGCTCTAAAAACGGAGCGTAGTATTTTGAGGCAGGCCGGGTTACAATGGAGTAATGGAGATGCACATGAAAAAATATGCCATCCTACTCGAACCAACGTCTACGGGTTATTCCGCTTCGGTGCCCGATCTTCCGGGGTGCATCTCCGCTGCGGAAACACGCGAGGAAACCATTGA
- a CDS encoding type II toxin-antitoxin system HicB family antitoxin, which yields MKKYAILLEPTSTGYSASVPDLPGCISAAETREETIDLFREAIPMHLEGMLSRGEPVPAMPSILEYVEVDEAALQGASNK from the coding sequence ATGAAAAAATATGCCATCCTACTCGAACCAACGTCTACGGGTTATTCCGCTTCGGTGCCCGATCTTCCGGGGTGCATCTCCGCTGCGGAAACACGCGAGGAAACCATTGACCTGTTTCGTGAAGCCATTCCCATGCATCTCGAAGGAATGTTATCTCGAGGCGAACCAGTTCCTGCCATGCCATCTATACTGGAATATGTCGAGGTTGATGAAGCTGCCTTGCAGGGTGCTTCGAACAAATAG
- a CDS encoding phytanoyl-CoA dioxygenase family protein, translating into MSQHPDLAKQHQPVTNLFPQPASEADWNQYRLSDDQVLFFHEHGYLKGIRVLNDEQVAVLRKELAEIADPRHPGHELFYEFHSNESADPSKVLFHCLGHWRITPGFHDLLWNPALVMPASQLLGGSVRFWHDQLFCKPAHHGGVVAWHQDYSYWTRTQPMAHLTCWIALDDSNEANGCLRYIPASHRWPLLPMPALAGDMDGLREVLNEEQIKQFNNEVLVEVKAGECAFHHPLLVHGSKENRSERSRRAAVMNYVRDGVISAKSESLLHGVPPLKEGETLGGKFFPLLK; encoded by the coding sequence ATGTCACAACATCCAGACCTGGCCAAACAGCATCAACCGGTTACCAATCTCTTCCCGCAGCCTGCCAGCGAAGCAGATTGGAACCAATACCGACTGTCAGATGATCAGGTTCTGTTTTTCCACGAGCATGGCTACCTGAAAGGTATTCGTGTTCTGAACGATGAGCAGGTTGCTGTTCTGCGAAAAGAGTTGGCAGAGATTGCAGACCCCAGGCACCCTGGGCATGAACTCTTCTACGAATTCCACAGCAACGAATCGGCGGATCCCAGCAAGGTGCTGTTCCATTGTCTGGGGCATTGGCGGATCACGCCGGGGTTTCATGACTTGCTGTGGAACCCTGCCCTGGTGATGCCTGCATCGCAGCTATTGGGTGGCAGCGTGCGGTTCTGGCATGATCAATTGTTCTGCAAGCCTGCACATCATGGTGGTGTGGTAGCCTGGCATCAGGATTATTCCTACTGGACACGCACGCAGCCGATGGCACATCTGACATGCTGGATTGCGCTCGACGACAGCAATGAAGCGAATGGCTGTTTGCGATACATCCCAGCCAGTCATCGCTGGCCGCTCTTGCCTATGCCTGCACTGGCCGGGGACATGGATGGCTTGCGTGAAGTGCTCAATGAGGAACAGATCAAGCAGTTCAACAACGAAGTTCTGGTAGAAGTGAAAGCAGGCGAGTGTGCCTTCCATCATCCACTGTTGGTACATGGTTCCAAAGAGAATCGATCGGAACGCTCTCGCCGGGCTGCGGTGATGAATTACGTGCGTGACGGCGTGATCAGCGCGAAATCGGAATCGCTGCTTCATGGCGTTCCACCGTTGAAAGAAGGGGAGACGTTGGGTGGGAAGTTTTTTCCACTTCTAAAATGA
- a CDS encoding DUF11 domain-containing protein — protein sequence MRSIILLLTMCWMSICTLGQAQGPMPGIIPPPGKLHLRLQGDSGTKLSYLTAPNTWKTQSLPCELTLQPGARYLFKVEGLPHCPGLVFYPTLEVLDVLYLPKTLKASDHPAPVTLTEQDGLAVMKGAMVTKIITLEDPESPFIGIGGNVNGADAEPLGGLDIMSFAREVGRPVAILRWGNKEPTEADLAGRSQSMGGPICGPVVPIKPFKTGEECLRDGGDFHRPAHFAEGKLKGLDPSDTVMTYTDRTGKKHILPSNPVCLCVPRFVNIRQVIQLEGFALNEAAQPVILKEQVERAVSKDKAVPAKQLEEGLILRLALKAMADITTDKLVTYKQVEGVKIIGRLEQALEKVGVEPPSPECVDEPLVLCKSCSTEKAQIGDIVTFTIKYDNKSCQPIHDVAVSDSLTTRLEYVPGTAKSSREAIFVTTVNEAGSLVLRWELKDPLPAKQGGEVTFQARIK from the coding sequence ATGCGATCTATCATCCTGTTGTTGACAATGTGCTGGATGAGCATCTGCACACTGGGACAAGCACAGGGACCGATGCCGGGAATCATTCCGCCACCGGGGAAGTTGCACCTTCGCCTGCAAGGTGATTCAGGCACCAAGCTCTCGTACCTCACTGCACCCAATACGTGGAAAACTCAATCACTGCCTTGTGAACTGACTTTGCAGCCCGGTGCCCGCTACCTTTTCAAAGTCGAAGGGTTGCCTCATTGCCCTGGGCTGGTTTTCTATCCCACGCTGGAAGTGCTCGACGTTCTCTATCTGCCGAAAACTTTGAAAGCCTCCGATCATCCAGCTCCTGTGACTCTCACCGAACAGGATGGACTGGCTGTGATGAAAGGCGCTATGGTCACCAAGATTATCACGCTCGAAGACCCCGAAAGTCCCTTCATTGGCATAGGTGGCAACGTCAACGGTGCTGATGCGGAACCGCTAGGCGGCCTGGATATCATGTCCTTCGCTCGTGAAGTTGGCAGACCCGTTGCAATTCTCCGCTGGGGCAACAAGGAACCTACCGAAGCTGACCTGGCAGGAAGATCACAGAGCATGGGTGGCCCGATCTGCGGCCCAGTCGTTCCCATCAAGCCCTTCAAAACCGGTGAAGAATGCCTGCGTGATGGTGGCGATTTCCATCGACCTGCACATTTTGCCGAAGGCAAGCTGAAAGGCCTTGATCCTTCCGATACTGTCATGACCTATACCGACCGTACCGGGAAGAAGCACATCCTGCCTTCGAACCCGGTCTGCCTGTGCGTGCCCCGCTTTGTCAACATCCGACAGGTCATTCAACTGGAAGGCTTTGCTCTTAACGAAGCAGCCCAGCCAGTCATTTTGAAGGAACAGGTTGAACGTGCAGTCTCCAAAGACAAGGCTGTTCCTGCCAAGCAACTCGAAGAAGGCCTCATCCTGAGACTGGCACTGAAAGCGATGGCTGACATCACCACTGACAAGCTGGTTACCTACAAACAAGTTGAAGGTGTCAAAATCATCGGCCGCCTGGAACAGGCACTGGAAAAGGTGGGTGTTGAACCTCCCTCTCCAGAATGCGTGGATGAACCATTGGTACTGTGCAAAAGCTGTTCAACAGAGAAAGCCCAGATTGGCGATATCGTGACCTTTACCATCAAGTACGATAACAAAAGCTGTCAGCCCATTCATGATGTTGCGGTTTCCGACAGCCTGACCACCCGACTGGAATATGTGCCAGGCACTGCCAAGTCGAGCCGTGAAGCCATCTTTGTCACCACAGTGAATGAAGCAGGCTCACTGGTGTTGCGATGGGAACTCAAAGATCCACTCCCCGCCAAGCAGGGTGGCGAAGTAACCTTCCAGGCACGCATTAAGTAA